A single Microtus ochrogaster isolate Prairie Vole_2 linkage group LG3, MicOch1.0, whole genome shotgun sequence DNA region contains:
- the LOC101981108 gene encoding cytochrome c oxidase subunit 7A-related protein, mitochondrial has product MYYKFSGFTQKLAGAWASEAYSPQGLKPVVSTEAPPIIFATPTKLTSTVTAYDYAGKNKVPELQKFFQKADGVPIHLKRGLPDQMLYRTTMALTIGGTIYCLIALYMASQPKNK; this is encoded by the exons ATGTACTACAAGTTTAGCGGTTTCACGCAGAAGTTGGCTGGAGCTTGGGCTTCGGAAGCCTATAGTCCGCAG GGGTTAAAGCCAGTGGTTTCCACAGAAGCACCACCTATCATATTTGCCACACCGACTAAGCTGACCTCCACTGTGACGGCATATGACTATGCAGGGAAGAACAAAGTTCCAGAACTGCAAAAGTTCTTCCAG AAGGCTGACGGTGTGCCCATCCACCTGAAACGAGGCCTTCCCGACCAAATGCTTTACCGGACCACCATGGCGCTGACTATTGGAGGGACCATCTACTGCCTGATCGCCCTCTACATGGCTTCACAGcccaaaaacaaatga